The following proteins come from a genomic window of Sorghum bicolor cultivar BTx623 chromosome 3, Sorghum_bicolor_NCBIv3, whole genome shotgun sequence:
- the LOC110433645 gene encoding serine/arginine repetitive matrix protein 1-like — protein MGPGVSSWDLEACRMSNEAPADDEVAVRVRAAVAGDFQLEHVNGFPMRLDQGSIDLGPIDARSLRPPVKEDEVNRDKRRESAEKQKSAVDLKKKKEKKKNLERQALDMRRGKSRQRGEREEESPDEDDGGDGDDDSDDSEGMASRLDRILEGPPPTGVDVPRTEVPKGAPSGSRESRQREPSPRRSRADTPSERVPGRTVLCPQPPPTPKAGHHVKSLMSGPLTRGRATASARGERIVRAPVQAPARREMPSRDRRLLVRLKRMLEQAQPSMAKRLNVGATSKDSGSSDPRPSTGVEGALPRPLVRESAPPSPKRIEAPRPQEHEGAPEPPRSGVKDDPIMISDGSGGDGPSKGARPMDEERKEEEEERERETRQQRQEGPQQEEREEGRQPEGYQLEELLEQNRQQELRELQEQQQRSQQLEELLEPPPHSPPQPVPPTPQEPKVGEEGLPVL, from the exons atgggtcctgGCGTTTCGTCCtgggatctcgaggcttgccggatgtccaacgaggctccggcagaCGATGAGGTTGCGGTCCGAGTTAGGGCGGCCGTTGCAGGCGACTTTCAGCtagagcacgtcaacggctttcCCATGAGGCTCGATCAAGGgtcgatcgacctg GGACCGATCGACGCTCGATCcttgaggcctccagtaaaggaggacgaggtcaatCGTGACAAGCGGCGAGAGTCCGCGGAAAAGCAGAAGTCCGCAGTGGActtgaaaaagaagaaggaaaagaagaagaatctcgagcgTCAAGCACTGGACATGCGTCGAGGGAAGtctaggcagaggggggagcgagaggaagaatcccccgacGAGGATGATGGTGGCGATGGCGACGACGACAGTGATGATTCCGAGGGAATGGCGTCccgtctcgaccggatcctcgagggccctccCCCGACCGGCGTCGACGTCCCGCGGACAGAAGTCCCAAAGGGAGCGCCAAGCGGGTCTCGAGAAAGTCGGCAGAGGGAGCCATCTCCACGTCGTTCCCGTGCGGACACTCCTTCAGAGCGTGTGCCAGGTCGGACCGTCCTCTGCCCCCAACCTCCTCCCACGCCTAAGGCGGGCCACCACGTTAAGTCCCTGATGTCGGGGCCGCTGACTCGTGGTCGTGCCACGGCCTCAGCAAGGGGGGAACGAATCGTTAGAGCACCAGTCCAGGCGCCGGCCAGGCGGGAGATGCCGAGCCGAGACCGGCGCCTGCTCGTGAG gttgaagcggatgCTCGAACAagcccagccctcgatggccaagaggcttaaCGTGGGAGCGACCTCCAAAGACTCAG gctcctccgaccctcggCCGTCGACTGGTGTCGAGGGTGCTCTGCCCCGTCCATTGGTGAGGGAGTCTGCTCCACCGTCGCCGAAGCGGATCGAGGCGCCTCGTCCTCAAGAAcatgagggagcccccgagcctccccgttcTGGGGTCAAGGATGATCCTATCATGATAAGTGACGGGTCTGGCGGTGACGGGCCTTCGAAGGGTGCCCGCCCCATGGATGAGGAG aggaaggaggaggaggaggagcgcgagCGGGAGACGCGGCAACAGCGGCAGGAGGGGCCGCAGCAGGAGGAAAGAGAGGAAGGGCGGCAGCCAGAAGGTTaccagctcgaggagctgctaGAGCAGAACCGGCAGCAGGAGCTGCGAgagctccaggagcagcagcagaggagTCAGCAGTTGGAAGAACTGCTCGAGCCACCACCTCATAGCCCGCCCCAGCCAGTGCCACCAACGCCGCAAGAGCCTAAAGTCGGGGAGGAGGGTCTGCCGGTTTTGTAA